In Falco cherrug isolate bFalChe1 chromosome 19, bFalChe1.pri, whole genome shotgun sequence, the genomic stretch GGCGATAAAAATCCAGGAATTCCTTCCCCGGGATCCCTCCCCCGGGATCCCACCGGCTTGTGTGAAGCCAGCCCAGCACCGGGCACCAGCACGGCGACAGGCTTTTGCTTTGATATAAGGGAATTTTGCAGCGTGGCGTGGGGGTAAAattggggtttgtttggggtttttttgtcggttttgtttttgtttttttttttccgcatGGCAGTGCATTTTCTGGGAGCTGGAGAAACCGGCTTGACACCTTCGCCCTGAGTCACGGCGGCGCTGGGTGCGTGGGGAGAAGGAGAACGGGACAAGTCCCTCCCACCCCTGGCGGGAGCCACCCATGGGTGAGGACCCCACtgcgccccccgcagcccccccagccgggGGGCTCTTGCAGGATGGAGCTTTGCCCCCCGCCAGCACCGTCGCCCCCCTCTCgctgctctctcagcctttatTTCCAACAGGACGGGGGGTGGGATGTGCGGGACGGTTACACAAAGGGGATCTGGTGGCACCGCTGGGTGCCCGCTCACAGTGGGGTGAGGGTCTCGAGGGGGTCTTGGGGGGAGgttggtgctgggggggtgtcCTGGCTCACGTCCTGCTCCGGCGTCCCCTGGCAGCCTTGTTCCTGGGAGGCACACAGAGGTGGTGCTGAGCCGGGGGGGATGGAGACCGTGTGGTTCCATTCAATGGGACCCATGGAGGACTGAGTCTGGctgggggggcgcagggggtCCCCGCGGTGCTGCTGCATCCGCCTCggctggggaccccaggggggacacccacccccaccccgtgCCGGGGGCCAGATCCAGCCCTATCTGCCAGCAGGGGAGCGGTGCACTGGGCTGGATTTATCCAAGGGGTgatgcccccccagccccaccaggtGCCCCCCAACAAGCTGGGCACCCCCTTAACATCCCGGGGCAGGGATGCGGCCCCCACCATggcatctccccctgccccctggcCCCAGAACTTTCTCACCTGTGCTTTGGCCACCTGCGGCTCGATGTCCATCACCTCCACGCTGCCCTCGCTGCCCTCGGAGTCGCTGTCCCCATCGGTGGCACTGCCGCGTGGGCACGGCTCCAGGCACACCGCTGCTGGACCGGGGACATCACCGGGGCTgaccggggctgggggtggtgaCCCCCCCGGCTGTGCCTGCCCCCCGCCGTCGGTGGCCGTGCCATCTGGCTGATGGGGGTCCCCCACGGTGGCCGGGGCTTCGCTCGCCCCCACCTCAGCTCTTCCCGGCTCCGGTGGCGCGGTGCCGGCAGCCTGGGCAATGGCCTTGGATAAAATCAGCGACGCCAGGGAGGTGGCGATGGCCTCTGCCCCCCCAGGCGCCCCGCTggcagcccccgccggccccgcacCCCGGCTCTCGGTGCCCGTGGGGGACTTGGCATGTGGCCCCGCGGATGTCACCGGTGTCCCCGGCTCGTGGGACGGTGCTTCGGGGCTGGGGTCGGGCTCTGGGGGGTCCTCGCTGGAGATCGACGCCGTCTCCGATAGGGACCCACCGCTGGCGGGTGAAGCGGGGGGTGGGCCAGGGACGGTGACCCCCGGCTCCCCATTGGAGATGGCATCGGTGGCACCGTCACCCGCCGCAGGGGACTCTGCCATCGCCTCCTCTGCTTCCACCGCAGGCTCCCGGGCCAGTGCCCTCCCCGGGCAGGGGAACACGGGCGGGGGGCTCACCGGCGAGGAGATGACCAGCGACCGCCGATTGCTGTACGGGGGGGGACAGCGGGGGTTAAGCCCCCCACAGGCATCACCCTTGGGGACACATGGTGGTGGCCCCAGCTCCGGTGACgctcccccagccagcaccaTCAGCAAACAGCCCCGGTTAATTAACTCAGCACCACCAAAGCACCCTCAGCCCAGCGGCGGGCGGCGCTTGCCCATCTGTAGgtctgggggtctgggggggaCAATTTGGCCACTGGAagccccccacggccccccACCCATTACCTGGGGACACCTTTGACGATGAAGACCTTGCTGGAGTGCTGCTTGTCCAGTGTGCTCATCACCTCGTAGAGGTCACGGTTGAGCTGCgaggggggacatggggggagAAACGGGTCAGAAGGcccccccagtgccaccagAGGGGCCTCCCCAGTCCCACCAtcacccaccagcaccccaaacATCCCTGAGCTGCTCTCAATTATTAAATCAGCAGCGACGCTTGGAGGTGGATGGGGGGCGTTGGCGGGGGGCACCCAGCGATGGCTGcgaggtgggggggggaggggaggggtgtTGTGGGGTGCTGCCTGGCCCCCCCCACCTTGCTCATCTCCTTGTAGAAGACGTCACGGAGGTTGGAGATGTTCTGGAAGATGGTCACGTAGCAGGCAAtgcggctgggggggggaacacaggggcggggctggggggggcttgggggtgctgagcacccCGCCGGTGAGCACCCACCCTCGGGGTCCCCTGGGCATGGGGATGGCGAATGACCCCTTGGCGGGGGGACAAGGTGGCCCTGGACATTTGTCCCCAGGGCCACTCCACTGTGGTGATGGTGCTGCCGCCTCCCAGCTGTCACAGCCGCGTGGCCAGTGTCCCTGGGGACCaccagccccccctccccgcagtGGCCTTTTGGGGGAAACCCCCACTTCTTCCCcgccggggggggaggggcaccCACCCGCTG encodes the following:
- the BIN2 gene encoding bridging integrator 2, whose translation is MAEGRGGGAGLFAKQVQKHFSRAQEKVLQKLGKTVETKDEQFEQSAYNFQLQQNEGNKLYKELKGFLGAVRVMHESSRKVAETLQEIYSPAWDGHEELKAIAASNDLLWDDYEAKLADQALRLMENYLAQFGDFKERIAKRGRKLVDYDSARHHLEALQSAKKKDEAKIAKAEEEFNKAQAVFEDLNRDLREELPVLYGSRIACYVTIFQNISNLRDVFYKEMSKLNRDLYEVMSTLDKQHSSKVFIVKGVPSNRRSLVISSPVSPPPVFPCPGRALAREPAVEAEEAMAESPAAGDGATDAISNGEPGVTVPGPPPASPASGGSLSETASISSEDPPEPDPSPEAPSHEPGTPVTSAGPHAKSPTGTESRGAGPAGAASGAPGGAEAIATSLASLILSKAIAQAAGTAPPEPGRAEVGASEAPATVGDPHQPDGTATDGGGQAQPGGSPPPAPVSPGDVPGPAAVCLEPCPRGSATDGDSDSEGSEGSVEVMDIEPQVAKAQEQGCQGTPEQDVSQDTPPAPTSPQDPLETLTPL